The following are from one region of the Rhinoraja longicauda isolate Sanriku21f chromosome 3, sRhiLon1.1, whole genome shotgun sequence genome:
- the LOC144592347 gene encoding transmembrane protein 215-like encodes MRPDNINPRTGLVVALVSVFLVFGFMFTVSGVRGETLGDIPLIAIGPAIFLPGLAAILLAKKTDGCSKWPRCRDLFRKRGAEDQLLDGPSVQGSSQDSTRSHTPDAEEGSLAVDSKSLIRVSDQEAARKYLETYYPSDVFNYCAFARLCSNRHSSFYTSVYSTRDSVVYSPRDSVPYGRYYCCYPSPGETPHVRLCWDHETIV; translated from the coding sequence atgAGACCTGACAACATCAACCCTCGGACCGGGCTGGTGGTAGCTTTGGTCAGTGTCTTCTTAGTCTTTGGGTTCATGTTCACCGTGTCCGGAGTCAGAGGAGAGACTCTGGGCGACATCCCTCTTATTGCCATCGGCCCTGCCATCTTCTTGCCCGGACTGGCTGCCATACTCCTGGCTAAGAAGACGGACGGCTGTTCCAAATGGCCCAGGTGCAGGGATCTCTTCCGCAAAAGAGGCGCCGAGGACCAGCTCTTGGATGGGCCGAGTGTCCAGGGGAGCTCGCAGGACTCGACCAGGTCCCACACCCCGGACGCGGAGGAAGGGAGTTTGGCCGTGGACTCCAAGAGCTTGATCAGGGTGAGCGACCAGGAAGCGGCCAGAAAGTACTTGGAGACTTACTACCCTTCCGATGTATTCAACTACTGCGCATTCGCCCGTCTCTGCTCAAACCGGCACAGCTCCTTCTACACCAGTGTCTACTCGACCCGGGACAGCGTGGTCTACTCGCCCCGGGACAGTGTGCCCTACGGGAGGTACTACTGCTGCTACCCCAGCCCCGGGGAAACCCCTCACGTCAGACTTTGTTGGGACCACGAGACCATAGTGTGA